In one window of Thalassotalea agarivorans DNA:
- a CDS encoding aminodeoxychorismate/anthranilate synthase component II → MENVKIFMLDNLDSFTYNLVDEFKALGYDIVVYRNTLSADFIYQQMQQSDKQPVLVLSPGPGAPHNAGCLLALIKLAAGKIPMFGICLGHQAIVEAFGGKVDRAPEIVHGKASNVSHSATGVFEGIANPLPVARYHSLVATKVPSCLNVIAKYQSLCMAVTHQSHAIIGYQFHPESILTTYGSNLIEQTLTHLLALTKENENV, encoded by the coding sequence ATGGAAAACGTAAAGATTTTTATGTTAGATAATTTAGACTCGTTTACCTACAACCTAGTAGACGAATTTAAAGCGCTGGGCTATGACATTGTTGTGTATCGCAATACCCTCTCGGCTGATTTTATCTATCAACAAATGCAACAGTCGGACAAACAACCGGTATTGGTTTTATCGCCAGGTCCGGGAGCGCCGCATAACGCAGGTTGCCTATTGGCGCTGATTAAACTTGCAGCAGGTAAGATACCCATGTTTGGTATTTGTTTGGGCCATCAAGCCATTGTTGAAGCCTTTGGCGGCAAAGTTGACCGAGCGCCCGAGATAGTGCACGGCAAAGCTTCTAACGTTAGCCACAGCGCTACTGGCGTGTTTGAAGGCATTGCTAATCCATTGCCGGTCGCCCGTTATCATTCGCTGGTAGCAACCAAAGTACCGAGCTGTTTAAACGTTATCGCAAAATATCAATCGCTTTGTATGGCGGTAACACATCAAAGCCATGCGATTATTGGTTATCAGTTTCACCCTGAATCTATATTAACCACGTATGGCAGCAATTTAATCGAACAAACTTTAACGCATTTGCTTGCATTAACGAAAGAGAACGAAAATGTCTGA
- the trpD gene encoding anthranilate phosphoribosyltransferase, whose translation MSEVLQQLVEGNALSQAQSHQFFEQMITGNVEPALLAAVLTALKLKGESSEEIAGAATAIREHATAFPSTGYPVTDCVGTGGDGANTINISTTSAIVAASCGIKMAKHGNRSVSSMSGSADLLEAFGVNLSMSPEVAKQCLDETNLCFLFAPAYHAGFRHAGPVRQAMGIRTLFNILGPLVNPAKPSTMLLGVYTPTLLPIIAQSLKLTGVSAAWVVHGAGLDELALHGESTVYELKDSNITTKSISPADFGLPEYPLEALKGGTPEQNADIIKAILQGKGEAAHNAAVAINTAALLYLHGKAATLIEAGELAQQAIASGQAWDTLTAFATLSQQGAVNG comes from the coding sequence ATGTCTGAAGTATTACAACAACTTGTAGAAGGTAACGCGTTATCTCAAGCGCAATCACATCAGTTTTTTGAGCAAATGATCACAGGTAATGTCGAGCCAGCGCTGCTTGCTGCAGTGTTAACGGCGTTGAAACTTAAAGGTGAATCGTCAGAAGAAATCGCTGGTGCAGCAACCGCGATTCGTGAACATGCAACAGCATTTCCAAGCACCGGTTACCCTGTCACCGATTGCGTAGGAACAGGAGGAGACGGCGCAAACACGATTAACATTTCAACGACATCAGCCATTGTTGCTGCCAGCTGTGGCATAAAGATGGCAAAGCACGGAAATCGCAGCGTATCGAGTATGTCGGGTAGCGCTGATTTACTTGAAGCCTTTGGCGTCAATTTATCAATGTCGCCAGAAGTAGCAAAGCAGTGTTTAGATGAAACCAATCTATGTTTTCTCTTTGCGCCAGCTTACCACGCAGGGTTTAGACATGCTGGTCCAGTAAGACAAGCAATGGGAATTCGCACCCTATTCAATATCCTTGGCCCTTTAGTTAATCCTGCAAAACCTAGCACCATGCTGTTAGGCGTTTATACGCCAACTTTACTCCCTATTATTGCCCAAAGCTTGAAATTAACTGGCGTAAGCGCAGCGTGGGTTGTACACGGCGCGGGGCTTGATGAATTAGCCTTACACGGCGAATCAACAGTCTATGAATTAAAAGATAGCAACATAACCACCAAATCCATTTCGCCTGCTGACTTTGGATTACCAGAGTACCCTTTAGAAGCGCTTAAAGGTGGCACGCCAGAGCAAAATGCCGACATCATTAAGGCGATACTGCAAGGTAAAGGCGAAGCGGCTCATAATGCTGCAGTAGCTATTAACACGGCAGCATTACTATATTTGCATGGTAAAGCAGCGACCTTGATTGAAGCAGGCGAACTCGCTCAACAAGCAATTGCTTCTGGCCAAGCTTGGGATACGTTAACGGCATTTGCAACGCTTTCACAACAAGGAGCGGTAAATGGCTAA
- the trpCF gene encoding bifunctional indole-3-glycerol-phosphate synthase TrpC/phosphoribosylanthranilate isomerase TrpF — MANVLEKIVADKRIEIAQLQQTMPLSEFVDGLTPTQKDFYGALSRKSGASHAGFILECKKASPSKGLIREDFDIGAISQVYQNYAACISVLTDEKYFQGKFEYLQTVTSTVTCPVLNKDFFVDTYQVHLARYYGADAILLMLSVLNDEEYQALADVAQAYNMAILTEVSNEEETARAIALGAKLIGINNRNLRDLSTDISRTLDIAPTIPEDRIIISESGIYTNDQVREIAPSVDGFLVGSSLMAEDDLDLACRQLIFGQNKVCGITAAQQTQLLIEAGAVYAGLIFAEKSPRCVDLDTAQKIVQSCSSLRYVGVFVDHDENTVIEYAKTLGLSAVQLHGQESDSYIASLKAQLPAHVEIWQAVSVQDEVPPLNTDCAHYVLDGKAPGSGQPFRWQTLAESEQILSRCFLAGGLSASNIKQAINLLNEQELFGLDINSGVETSPGQKDQTLLNTVFNEIRNY; from the coding sequence ATGGCTAATGTATTAGAAAAAATCGTCGCCGATAAACGCATTGAAATAGCGCAACTACAGCAAACTATGCCGTTGAGCGAGTTTGTTGATGGTTTAACGCCGACACAAAAAGACTTTTACGGCGCGCTAAGCAGAAAATCCGGCGCTAGCCATGCAGGCTTTATTCTCGAATGTAAAAAAGCCTCTCCGTCAAAGGGCTTAATAAGAGAAGACTTTGATATTGGCGCTATAAGTCAGGTCTACCAGAACTACGCGGCCTGTATTTCGGTGCTAACCGATGAAAAATATTTCCAAGGTAAGTTTGAGTACCTGCAAACGGTAACAAGCACGGTTACATGCCCGGTATTAAATAAAGACTTTTTTGTCGATACTTACCAAGTGCATTTGGCAAGATACTATGGCGCTGACGCTATATTGTTGATGCTAAGCGTGCTTAACGACGAAGAATATCAAGCATTAGCTGATGTTGCTCAAGCATACAACATGGCGATTTTAACCGAAGTATCAAATGAAGAAGAAACCGCTCGAGCAATCGCGCTAGGCGCCAAACTTATTGGCATTAACAACCGAAATTTGAGAGATCTGTCTACCGATATTTCGCGTACATTAGACATAGCACCTACAATTCCAGAAGATCGCATTATTATTTCCGAATCAGGTATTTACACCAATGATCAGGTGCGTGAAATTGCGCCGAGCGTCGATGGTTTTTTAGTGGGGTCGTCGCTTATGGCTGAAGACGATCTTGACCTTGCCTGTCGCCAATTAATCTTTGGACAAAACAAAGTGTGCGGTATTACAGCTGCGCAGCAAACACAGTTGCTTATTGAAGCCGGTGCAGTCTACGCAGGCCTTATTTTCGCGGAAAAATCGCCGCGTTGTGTTGATTTGGATACGGCGCAGAAAATCGTACAAAGCTGTTCTTCACTGCGTTATGTTGGCGTATTTGTTGATCACGACGAAAACACCGTCATCGAGTATGCCAAGACATTAGGCTTGTCTGCGGTGCAGCTACATGGCCAAGAGAGTGACAGTTACATCGCTAGTTTAAAAGCGCAACTGCCAGCACATGTAGAAATTTGGCAAGCGGTGTCGGTGCAAGATGAAGTACCACCACTAAACACCGATTGCGCTCATTATGTTCTAGATGGAAAGGCGCCAGGCAGTGGCCAGCCATTTCGATGGCAAACGTTAGCCGAAAGCGAGCAAATATTATCACGCTGCTTTCTTGCTGGTGGACTGTCCGCAAGCAATATTAAGCAAGCAATCAACCTATTAAACGAACAAGAACTGTTTGGTTTGGATATCAACTCTGGTGTTGAAACATCGCCAGGACAAAAAGACCAAACATTATTGAACACTGTATTTAACGAAATACGGAATTATTAA